From the genome of Eucalyptus grandis isolate ANBG69807.140 chromosome 2, ASM1654582v1, whole genome shotgun sequence, one region includes:
- the LOC120290501 gene encoding exopolygalacturonase-like — translation MAMKSYVGALLLLLSFSSSINAQVFNVASYGAKGDGSSDISQALLSAWKEACASTTPAKVLIPGGTFALTEVALDGPCKAPVEFELQGTLKAPADPSLFKNDGWVTFQRIDGLTVSGGGTFDGQGKTAWGQNDCAKNTNCRTLPTNLRFNFVTNAIIHDVTTLDSKYFHVSILGAKNMTFQNFHVNAPAESINTDGIHIGRSLGVNILDSDIKTGDDCVSLGDGSRQITVKGVSCGPGHGISVGSLGKYENEEPVEGVFVTNCTINGADNGVRIKTWPASKPGTASDMHFEDIQMNNVTNPVLVDQGYCPFNQCQAQIPSLVKLSKVSFKRIRGTSASQVAVKVACSQRVPCDEVEIADIDLVYNGPEGPATSECSNVKPLISGKLNPTACAKPHIPKKVKISDVSFRDIRGTSATPLLLRSLAAEEECLARKWSFADINLRYNGRNGAATSQCANVKPTITGKSSPPLCAGLRS, via the exons ATGGCAATGAAATCGTACGTTGGTGcactgctgctgctgttgtctttttcttcttccatcaaCGCCCAGGTCTTTAACGTCGCGAGTTACGGTGCAAAGGGCGATGGCAGTTCAGACATTAGCCAG GCGTTGCTGAGTGCATGGAAAGAGGCGTGCGCATCCACCACTCCTGCTAAAGTGCTGATCCCGGGGGGAACGTTTGCGCTGACGGAGGTTGCCCTGGACGGCCCCTGCAAGGCCCCTGTGGAGTTTGAGCTCCAAGGCACATTGAAGGCCCCGGCGGACCCGAGCCTCTTCAAGAACGACGGTTGGGTCACGTTCCAACGCATTGACGGCCTCACCGTGTCGGGCGGCGGGACCTTTGACGGCCAGGGCAAGACAGCCTGGGGGCAGAACGACTGCGCCAAGAACACGAACTGCCGTACTCTCCCCACC AATTTGAGGTTCAACTTCGTCACCAATGCCATAATCCATGACGTAACGACGCTCGACAGCAAGTATTTCCACGTAAGCATCTTGGGCGCCAAGAACATGACGTTCCAAAATTTCCACGTGAATGCGCCGGCCGAGAGCATCAACACGGACGGGATCCACATTGGACGGTCGCTCGGGGTCAACATCCTCGACAGCGACATCAAGACAGGGGACGACTGCGTCTCCCTTGGTGACGGGAGCCGGCAGATCACTGTCAAGGGGGTGAGCTGCGGTCCGGGCCACGGCATCAGCGTCGGCAGCCTCGGGAAGTATGAAAACGAAGAGCCCGTGGAGGGTGTCTTCGTCACGAACTGCACCATCAACGGTGCGGATAACGGTGTGAGGATCAAGACTTGGCCTGCGTCGAAACCCGGCACGGCTTCTGACATGCATTTCGAGGATATCCAGATGAACAATGTCACCAACCCTGTGCTCGTAGACCAGGGATACTGCCCATTCAACCAGTGCCAAGCACAG ATTCCTTCGCTTGTCAAGCTCAGCAAGGTCAGCTTCAAGAGAATCAGGGGAACCTCAGCATCCCAGGTCGCGGTGAAGGTCGCCTGCAGCCAGCGCGTGCCGTGCGACGAAGTCGAGATTGCGGACATCGACCTCGTGTATAATGGCCCCGAAGGCCCCGCCACATCAGAGTGTTCGAACGTCAAGCCTTTGATCTCTGGCAAGCTAAACCCTACGGCTTGTGCCAAG CCACACATTCCCAAAAAGGTCAAGATCTCAGATGTGAGCTTTAGGGACATCCGAGGAACGTCTGCAACACCACTTTTGCTGAGAAGCTTGGCTGCGGAAGAGGAGTGCCTTGCCAGAAAGTGGAGCTTTGCTGATATTAACTTGAGGTATAATGGGAGGAACGGGGCCGCCACGTCGCAGTGCGCGAATGTAAAGCCTACGATCACCGGGAAATCATCCCCGCCCCTCTGCGCGGGGTTGCGAAGTTGA
- the LOC120290500 gene encoding probable leucine-rich repeat receptor-like protein kinase At1g35710, which translates to MASSQKQLSMLFLAYVLLLLTQEMPFLASSRSSSPEALASATNQTRYEEVEALLTWKSKLDSGSRFTLSSWNGTNPCSWRGINCDSLGSVASLNLSNSIIHGMLHYLNFSQLPNLIALTLANNSFFGKTPLSMANLAKLTYLDLSRNILSGNIPTQLWPLRSLRDLNLLNNDLAGPIPNEIFSLSNLTYLYLSDNKLAGFIPKEIGRLKSLAYLHIANNRITSPIPSSIGNMSNMEEIWFFNNQLAGYIPKEIGMLESLIQLDLSANYVNGSIPTTLGNLSKMKYLYLYDNQLSGPIPSEVGGMRFLIHFELLVNDLTGPIPSMIGNLSNLNILNLYQNKLSGPIPKELGMLRSLSYLYHLDNQLSGPIPSEVGGMRFLIHFELQTNDLTGPIPSTIGNLSNLNILDLYQNKLSGPIPKELGMLESLSYLVLRVNSLSGSIPSIIGNLSKLISLQLSDNKFVGQLPQDICSGQVLEKISTDNNHFTGPIP; encoded by the coding sequence ATGGCCTCATCTCAAAAACAACTCTCAATGTTGTTCCTCGCTTATGTCCTCCTCCTGCTTACGCAGGAAATGccttttcttgcttcatctCGAAGCTCTTCTCCAGAGGCCCTTGCTAGTGCTACTAACCAAACGAGATATGAGGAAGTGGAGGCACTCCTAACATGGAAGTCTAAGCTAGACAGCGGGAGCCGCTTTACTTTGTCTTCGTGGAATGGAACCAACCCTTGTTCATGGCGCGGAATCAATTGTGATTCTCTCGGAAGCGTCGCAAGCTTGAACCTTTCAAATTCTATCATACATGGTATGCTTCATTATCTCAATTTCTCCCAATTGCCCAACTTGATCGCTCTTACACTTGCCAACAACTCATTCTTTGGGAAAACCCCTTTGAGCATGGCTAATCTTGCCAAGCTTACTTATTTGGACTTGTCTCGAAATATCCTTTCCGGAAATATTCCGACTCAACTTTGGCCATTGCGATCTTTACGAGATCTCAATCTTTTGAATAATGATTTGGCCGGTCCAATTCCTAATGAGATATTTAGCTTGAGTAACTTAACCTATCTATATCTTTCGGATAATAAGCTTGCTGGTTTCATTCCTAAAGAAATAGGAAGGCTCAAGTCTCTCGCTTATCTCCACATAGCAAACAACAGAATCACCAGTCCAATTCCTTCTTCCATTGGAAACATGAGCAACATGGAAGAGATATGGtttttcaataatcaattgGCTGGGTACATTCCCAAGGAAATAGGAATGTTGGAGTCTCTTATTCAACTTGATTTATCAGCCAATTATGTCAATGGATCCATCCCTACAACTTTGGGGAATCTTAGTAAAATGAAATATCTTTACCTCTACGACAATCAACTTTCAGGCCCTATACCTTCAGAAGTTGGAGGAATGAGATTCCTCATACATTTCGAACTGCTAGTTAATGATTTAACAGGTCCTATCCCATCAATGATAGGGAATTTGAGCAATCTGAATATCCTTAACCTTTACCAAAATAAGTTGTCTGGTCCTATTCCTAAAGAACTAGGAATGCTCAGATCTCTCTCATATCTTTACCACCTTGACAATCAACTTTCAGGCCCCATACCTTCAGAAGTTGGAGGAATGAGATTCCTCATACATTTTGAACTACAAACTAATGATTTAACAGGTCCTATCCCATCAACGATAGGGAATTTGAGCAATCTGAATATCCTTGACCTTTACCAAAATAAGTTGTCTGGTCCTATTCCTAAAGAACTAGGAATGCTCGAATCTCTCTCATATCTTGTGCTTAGGGTTAACAGTCTCTCTGGCTCGATTCCATCCATTATAGGTAACTTAAGCAAGCTCATAAGCTTGCAGCTGAGCGATAACAAGTTCGTCGGCCAATTGCCACAAGACATTTGCAGTGGTCAAGTTCTTGAAAAAATTTCCACTGATAACAATCACTTCACTGGTCCAATTCCGTGA